From one Rhodamnia argentea isolate NSW1041297 chromosome 1, ASM2092103v1, whole genome shotgun sequence genomic stretch:
- the LOC115750664 gene encoding CASP-like protein 5B3 → MKDFAGTPGTLTGLVLRVSQFVFAAGSIASMATTNSFFDITAFCYLIASMGLQLVWSFGLAILDAYAILKRKVLHGPVLVSLFVVGDWVTATLSLAAASSSAGIMVLYFNDLDRCNFGPECRKYQMAVALAYMSWIGVGTSSLIMLWLLASG, encoded by the exons ATGAAGGATTTTGCCGGGACGCCCGGGACTCTGACCGGGCTTGTTCTGAGGGTGTCGCAGTTTGTTTTTGCAGCTGGGTCGATTGCTTCCATGGCGACCACCAACAGCTTCTTTGACATCACAGCTTTCTG CTACCTGATTGCTTCAATGGGTTTGCAATTAGTCTGGAGCTTCGGCCTCGCGATTTTGGACGCATACGCGATCCTTAAAAGGAAGGTCCTACACGGTCCCGTGCTTGTAAGCCTCTTTGTGGTGGGAGACTGG GTCACAGCAACGTTATCGCTCGCCGCAGCTTCTTCCTCAGCTGGCATCATGGTATTATACTTCAATGACTTGGACCGTTGCAATTTCGGGCCCGAATGCCGAAAATACCAAATGGCTGTGGCATTGGCATACATGAGCTGGATAGGCGTCGGCACATCGTCTCTGATCATGCTTTGGCTATTGGCTTCAGGTTAG